From a single Flavobacteriales bacterium genomic region:
- a CDS encoding low molecular weight phosphotyrosine protein phosphatase: MQPKKILMVCLGNICRSPMAEGILRAMIRKESLNVVTDSAATSDYHIDHKPDDRARSAMRNHGIDISDLRGRQIRPIDFEEFDLLFAMDASNLNNMRAIVATPELAQKARLIMDLAPDHPLREVPDPYYGGDEGFEEVYEMLTLACGNLVKQLTP; the protein is encoded by the coding sequence ATGCAACCCAAAAAGATCCTAATGGTATGTCTTGGAAATATTTGCAGATCGCCCATGGCGGAAGGAATTCTTCGCGCGATGATCCGGAAAGAAAGCCTGAATGTAGTTACCGATTCCGCAGCCACCAGCGACTACCACATCGACCACAAGCCGGATGATCGTGCGCGATCTGCGATGCGGAACCATGGCATTGACATCAGCGACCTGCGCGGTAGGCAGATCCGACCAATCGACTTCGAGGAATTCGATCTACTTTTTGCAATGGACGCAAGTAACTTGAACAATATGCGCGCAATTGTAGCAACGCCAGAGCTTGCGCAGAAGGCACGACTGATCATGGACCTTGCGCCGGACCACCCACTTCGCGAAGTTCCGGACCCGTATTATGGCGGCGATGAGGGTTTCGAAGAGGTATACGAAATGCTTACCCTTGCTTGCGGAAACTTGGTAAAACAACTAACACCATGA